One window of Stenotrophomonas indicatrix genomic DNA carries:
- the tsaB gene encoding tRNA (adenosine(37)-N6)-threonylcarbamoyltransferase complex dimerization subunit type 1 TsaB: MKLLAFETATEACSVALHVDGQVLERFEIAPRRHAELSLPWAEELLAEAGISRHQLDGIALSRGPGAFTGVRLAIALAQGIALALDRPLLPVSTLQVLALRAPTEEKQILSAIDARMGELYVARFERVDGLPVARDAERVCVPAAVSLPEDTSVYGVGTGFAAAEGALVAQLGAGLRRFDATALPHAADVLALAVPAFARGEGIVAEKVEPAYLRDNVALTLVEQQAARDAKAKANG, from the coding sequence ATGAAACTGCTCGCCTTTGAAACCGCCACCGAAGCCTGTTCCGTAGCCCTGCATGTCGATGGGCAGGTACTGGAACGCTTCGAGATCGCCCCCCGCCGGCATGCCGAACTGAGTCTGCCGTGGGCGGAAGAGTTGCTGGCCGAGGCCGGCATCAGCCGCCACCAGCTGGACGGCATCGCGCTCAGTCGCGGTCCCGGTGCGTTCACCGGTGTGCGCCTGGCGATCGCCTTGGCGCAGGGCATCGCGCTGGCGCTGGATCGTCCGTTGCTGCCGGTGTCGACGCTGCAGGTGCTGGCACTGCGCGCGCCGACGGAAGAGAAACAGATCCTGTCGGCGATCGATGCGCGGATGGGCGAGTTGTACGTGGCACGCTTCGAACGCGTGGATGGACTGCCGGTGGCGCGTGACGCCGAGCGCGTGTGCGTACCGGCGGCGGTGTCGTTGCCGGAAGACACATCCGTCTACGGCGTTGGCACTGGTTTTGCCGCCGCTGAGGGCGCATTGGTCGCGCAGCTGGGTGCAGGTCTGCGCCGCTTCGATGCGACGGCGCTGCCGCACGCGGCAGATGTGCTGGCACTGGCGGTACCGGCGTTCGCTCGCGGCGAAGGCATCGTAGCGGAGAAGGTCGAGCCGGCGTACCTGCGTGACAACGTGGCGCTGACGCTGGTCGAGCAGCAGGCTGCGCGGGACGCGAAGGCGAAAGCCAACGGCTGA
- a CDS encoding ATP-dependent DNA helicase yields the protein MSDLVHASREALSEGGALASHLDAFVPRPAQLRLTEAIAASMQQRDLLLAEAGTGTGKTFAYLVPVLLSGMRTIISTGTRALQDQLYHRDLPRVRQALGVGLRSALLKGRSNYLCRYRLQQARGEPRFSSPEQAAQFQRILAWSGRSDSGDIAELDGLADDSPLLPMVTSTVDNCLGNECPFWDDCFVVRARQRAQAADLVVVNHHLLLADLALKQEGFGELLPGAQAFVIDEAHQLPELAAQFFGEGFGMRPWQELGRDCLVEARGVGGAQSALQEPVDHLQQALSALRAAMEGLPARGTQWRALAMPQVREGFDAVMSRLVVLEQALQPLREAAAGLDACHARAREAISRLGRWLGDEEPALDFDADPAETSAAAGDVLWYELTPRGFRCQRTPMDVSAPLREHRERSHAAWIFTSATLTVGGGFEHIATRLGLDDPQTLVQPSPFNWPEQALCYLPEGLPDPAARGFGTALIQVLRPVLQASQGRAFLLFASHRALREAAEALRDGPWPLFVQGEAPRATLLQRFRESGNGVLLGSASFREGVDVVGEALSVVVIDKLPFATPDDPVYEARLEAIRTQGGNPFRDEQLPQAVIALKQGVGRLIRSETDRGVLVLCDPRLLNRGYGKVFLQSLPPFRQTRALADVQAFFAPQWAPVADAAAPTTPVAGPEPAPGATFPLF from the coding sequence ATGTCCGACCTTGTCCATGCCAGCCGCGAAGCCCTCAGCGAAGGCGGCGCGCTCGCCTCCCATCTGGATGCGTTCGTTCCGCGTCCTGCGCAGCTGCGCCTGACCGAGGCCATTGCCGCGTCAATGCAGCAGCGCGACCTGCTGCTCGCCGAGGCAGGTACCGGCACCGGCAAGACCTTTGCCTATCTGGTGCCGGTGCTGCTGTCCGGAATGCGCACCATCATTTCCACCGGTACCCGCGCGCTGCAGGACCAGCTCTATCACCGTGACCTGCCGCGCGTGCGCCAGGCGCTGGGCGTCGGACTGCGCAGCGCGTTGCTGAAGGGACGCAGCAACTACCTGTGCCGCTATCGCCTGCAGCAGGCACGCGGCGAGCCGCGCTTTTCCAGCCCCGAACAGGCGGCGCAGTTCCAGCGCATCCTGGCCTGGTCCGGGCGCTCGGATTCGGGCGATATCGCTGAACTCGATGGCTTGGCCGATGACTCGCCGCTGCTGCCGATGGTCACCTCTACCGTCGACAACTGCTTGGGCAACGAGTGTCCCTTCTGGGATGACTGCTTCGTCGTGCGTGCTCGCCAGCGTGCTCAGGCCGCCGACCTGGTCGTGGTCAACCACCACCTGCTGCTCGCCGATCTCGCGCTGAAGCAGGAGGGCTTCGGCGAACTGCTGCCGGGTGCGCAGGCCTTCGTCATCGACGAGGCCCATCAGTTGCCCGAGCTGGCCGCGCAGTTCTTCGGCGAGGGCTTCGGCATGCGCCCCTGGCAGGAGCTGGGCCGTGACTGTCTGGTTGAAGCGCGCGGCGTGGGTGGCGCGCAGTCGGCATTGCAGGAACCGGTTGATCATCTGCAGCAGGCCTTGTCTGCGCTGCGTGCTGCGATGGAAGGCTTGCCCGCGCGCGGTACGCAGTGGCGGGCGTTGGCGATGCCGCAGGTACGCGAAGGTTTCGATGCGGTGATGTCCCGTCTGGTGGTGCTGGAGCAGGCATTGCAGCCGTTGCGTGAAGCCGCTGCCGGCCTGGATGCCTGCCATGCGCGCGCGCGTGAGGCGATCTCGCGGCTGGGCCGTTGGCTGGGCGATGAAGAACCCGCGCTCGACTTCGATGCCGATCCCGCCGAAACGAGCGCTGCCGCCGGCGATGTGCTCTGGTACGAGTTGACCCCGCGCGGTTTCCGCTGCCAGCGCACGCCGATGGATGTGTCCGCGCCGCTGCGCGAACATCGCGAGCGCAGCCATGCCGCATGGATTTTCACCTCGGCCACGCTGACCGTTGGCGGCGGCTTCGAGCACATCGCCACGCGCCTGGGCCTGGACGATCCACAGACGCTGGTACAGCCCAGCCCGTTCAACTGGCCCGAGCAGGCACTGTGCTACCTGCCTGAAGGCTTGCCCGATCCGGCTGCACGCGGTTTCGGAACCGCACTGATCCAGGTGTTGCGCCCGGTGCTGCAGGCGTCGCAGGGCAGGGCGTTCCTGTTGTTCGCTTCGCATCGTGCGCTGCGCGAAGCAGCCGAGGCATTGCGTGATGGACCCTGGCCGCTGTTCGTGCAGGGCGAAGCGCCGCGCGCGACCCTGCTGCAGCGTTTCCGTGAATCCGGCAATGGCGTGCTGCTGGGCTCGGCCAGCTTCCGCGAGGGCGTGGATGTGGTCGGCGAGGCCTTGAGCGTGGTGGTGATCGACAAGCTGCCCTTCGCCACGCCCGATGATCCGGTGTATGAAGCGCGGCTGGAGGCAATCCGTACCCAGGGTGGCAATCCGTTCCGCGACGAGCAGTTGCCGCAGGCGGTCATTGCCCTGAAGCAGGGTGTCGGCCGCCTGATCCGCAGCGAGACCGACCGTGGCGTGCTGGTGCTGTGCGACCCGCGCCTGCTCAACCGTGGATACGGCAAGGTCTTCCTGCAGTCGCTGCCGCCGTTCCGGCAAACCCGGGCACTGGCCGATGTGCAGGCCTTCTTTGCGCCACAATGGGCGCCCGTGGCAGATGCCGCAGCCCCGACCACCCCCGTGGCGGGCCCGGAGCCGGCCCCCGGTGCCACGTTCCCCCTGTTCTGA
- a CDS encoding glycosyltransferase, which translates to MAMSLAEIRYLINRLTGLARRSLASLRTRGWRATWQRIRVHTQRAVPAPRKPLYLPPAQPFAPFAVPTSDTPDVSIVIPVYNHVDHTLACLRALAAHPPSVACEILVVDDGSSDATAQWMPQISGLRYEVRERNGGFIEACNDGVSRTRGRYVVLLNNDTVPQPGWLEALLDTFATVADAGLVGSQLLYPDGRLQESGGVIFGDGSGWSYGRFEAADDPRFASLRDVDYCSGAALMLPLALWQQLGGFDTRYKPAYYEDTDLAFRVRAQGLRVLVQPASRVIHDEGTSNGTDTGSGVKAYQVRNQGIFAARWAAELASHPKVGEVPSPALLLRGRRQVLILDEEVPRPERDSGSLRQVNLIRLLLQGGAHVVFVPTRREHGGVATEALQRMGVEVWYTPFLDGVAGWLRSHGARFNVVMMVRHHVANECLPLLKRYAPQARTVFDTVDLHYLRERRGAEVAGDAGLLRNAERTRASELAVMDQCDITVLVSAAEREQLQADAPQVRVELISNLHEVAGAGAPFAQRHDLVFVGGFRHPPNLDAMEWFIGDVFPHIRAALPQVHLHCIGAGAPDTLLALAATQPGVVMHGFVEDIVPYMDGGRIAIAPLRFGAGVKGKINLSMAHGQPVVGTTCAVEGMHLRAGQDVLVADDAAGFADAVVRLYQDPVLWQQLAAAGLANVAEHFSLDAASATVQRLFFD; encoded by the coding sequence ATGGCGATGTCCCTGGCCGAAATCCGCTACCTGATCAATCGCCTGACCGGGCTGGCCCGCCGCAGCCTGGCCAGCCTGCGTACCCGCGGCTGGCGGGCCACCTGGCAGCGGATCCGGGTGCACACCCAGCGCGCCGTTCCAGCACCGCGCAAACCGCTGTACCTGCCACCGGCACAGCCGTTCGCTCCCTTCGCGGTGCCCACCAGCGATACGCCGGACGTCAGCATCGTCATTCCGGTCTACAACCACGTCGACCATACCCTGGCCTGCCTGCGCGCCCTGGCCGCGCACCCGCCGTCGGTGGCCTGCGAGATCCTCGTGGTGGACGACGGCAGCAGCGACGCAACGGCGCAGTGGATGCCGCAGATCAGCGGCCTGCGCTACGAAGTGCGCGAGCGCAACGGTGGCTTCATCGAGGCCTGCAACGACGGCGTGTCGCGCACGCGCGGTCGTTACGTGGTGCTGCTCAACAACGATACGGTGCCGCAGCCGGGCTGGCTGGAGGCATTGCTGGACACCTTTGCGACCGTCGCCGATGCCGGCCTGGTCGGCAGCCAGCTGCTGTACCCCGACGGCCGCCTGCAGGAATCGGGCGGGGTGATCTTCGGCGATGGCAGTGGCTGGAGCTACGGCCGTTTCGAAGCGGCCGATGATCCCCGCTTCGCCAGCCTGCGCGACGTCGACTACTGCTCCGGCGCCGCGCTGATGCTGCCCCTCGCACTGTGGCAACAACTGGGCGGCTTCGATACCCGCTACAAGCCCGCCTACTACGAAGACACCGACCTGGCTTTCCGCGTGCGTGCACAGGGCCTGCGCGTGCTGGTGCAGCCGGCCAGCCGGGTGATCCACGATGAAGGCACCAGCAACGGCACCGATACCGGCAGCGGTGTGAAGGCCTATCAGGTACGCAACCAGGGCATTTTCGCAGCCAGATGGGCCGCTGAACTGGCCTCCCATCCGAAGGTCGGCGAAGTGCCCTCGCCGGCGCTGCTGCTGCGCGGCCGTCGCCAGGTGCTGATCCTCGACGAGGAAGTGCCGCGCCCGGAACGCGACTCCGGCTCGCTGCGGCAGGTCAACCTGATCCGCCTGCTGCTGCAGGGCGGCGCCCACGTGGTGTTCGTGCCCACCCGGCGCGAACACGGCGGCGTGGCGACCGAAGCCCTGCAGCGGATGGGCGTGGAAGTCTGGTACACGCCCTTCCTGGACGGTGTTGCAGGCTGGCTGCGCAGCCACGGCGCCCGCTTCAACGTGGTGATGATGGTGCGCCACCACGTCGCCAACGAATGCCTGCCGCTGCTCAAACGCTATGCACCACAGGCCCGCACTGTGTTCGACACCGTCGACCTGCACTACCTGCGCGAACGCCGTGGTGCGGAAGTGGCGGGCGATGCTGGCCTGCTGCGCAACGCCGAACGCACCCGCGCCAGCGAACTGGCAGTGATGGACCAGTGCGATATCACCGTACTGGTCAGCGCTGCCGAGCGCGAGCAACTGCAGGCCGATGCGCCCCAGGTGCGGGTAGAGCTGATTTCCAACCTGCATGAAGTTGCAGGCGCGGGCGCGCCGTTCGCGCAGCGCCACGACCTGGTGTTCGTCGGCGGCTTCCGCCATCCGCCGAACCTGGACGCGATGGAGTGGTTCATCGGCGACGTATTCCCGCACATCCGCGCTGCGCTGCCGCAGGTGCACCTGCATTGCATCGGTGCCGGCGCACCGGACACGCTGCTTGCCCTGGCTGCTACCCAGCCGGGCGTAGTGATGCATGGCTTCGTTGAAGACATTGTTCCGTACATGGACGGTGGCCGCATTGCTATCGCGCCGCTGCGTTTCGGCGCTGGCGTGAAGGGCAAGATCAACCTGAGCATGGCTCATGGCCAGCCCGTGGTCGGCACCACCTGCGCGGTGGAAGGCATGCACCTGCGTGCCGGCCAGGATGTGCTGGTGGCCGACGATGCAGCGGGCTTTGCCGATGCGGTGGTCCGCCTGTACCAGGACCCCGTTCTCTGGCAGCAGCTGGCCGCCGCTGGCCTGGCCAACGTGGCCGAGCATTTCTCGCTGGATGCCGCATCGGCAACCGTGCAGCGCTTGTTCTTCGACTAG
- a CDS encoding bifunctional (p)ppGpp synthetase/guanosine-3',5'-bis(diphosphate) 3'-pyrophosphohydrolase, whose translation MLDAVNRASVPGLDALLNRPSAAVLPAPLRQALRGHWEAPDCDPQMRASWSVLGDTLDALAMLSADEGAVVAALLFDLPGLRVHLDALPLGSHKAAVIGLLDGQDAADPVWALHAGREAGRNSEGLRRLLLAIIRDLRVVPILLARQLARMRAADKLDEEQRRALAQLTRDIHAPLANRLGIWQLKWELEDLAFRHLEPETYRRIAREVDETRIARERYVENVKKVLSRELGVQGIRAEVSGRPKHIYSIWRKMQKKRLAFDQLYDIRAVRVMVDDVAACYAALGVVHALWAPVPSEFDDYIARPKANDYRSLHTAVVGPEGRTIEVQIRTHDMHAQAELGVAAHWKYKEGGKGAEKSFDRKITWMRQLLEQAQDGQGNELAGALDAELTEDRVYALTPKDEVLDLPQGATPLDFAYQVHTMVGHRCRGAKVNGRIVPLTYRLRSGDRVEILTGKEADPRRDWLMPANGFLASNRSREKVRSWFHKLDRARNVQAGRELLERELKRLGLQHSDLSAAAKKFHADSVDDLYIQVALGDTGPNQVSRSLLEAERAASQPAPTSALPRPTARRENLGKSKFTVQGVGNLLVQLARCCQPVAGEPIVGYLTRSRGVTVHRADCVALARLAATSPQRILPVEWGQAGGGYEVDVVVDAVDRRWLLKDITNLIAQEDAYVLDIHSDNVRNSGRAHLRLRLKVSDYGQLSNLLGKLDALPGVSEARRLG comes from the coding sequence CTGCTCGATGCTGTGAACCGCGCTTCCGTCCCCGGCCTGGATGCCTTGTTGAACCGTCCCTCGGCAGCCGTGCTGCCTGCTCCGCTGCGCCAGGCCCTGCGCGGGCACTGGGAAGCGCCGGACTGCGACCCGCAGATGCGTGCCAGCTGGTCGGTGCTGGGCGATACCCTGGACGCGCTGGCAATGCTCTCGGCAGACGAGGGCGCCGTGGTGGCGGCCCTGCTGTTCGATCTGCCGGGTCTGCGCGTCCACCTCGATGCACTGCCGCTGGGCAGCCACAAAGCGGCGGTGATCGGTCTGCTCGATGGACAGGATGCGGCCGATCCCGTTTGGGCACTGCATGCCGGTCGCGAGGCAGGCCGCAACAGCGAAGGCCTGCGCCGGTTGTTGCTGGCCATCATCCGCGACCTGCGGGTGGTGCCGATCCTGCTGGCCCGGCAGTTGGCGCGCATGCGCGCGGCCGACAAGCTCGATGAGGAGCAGCGCCGCGCGCTGGCCCAGTTGACCCGCGACATCCATGCGCCGCTGGCCAACCGGCTCGGCATCTGGCAGTTGAAGTGGGAACTGGAAGACCTGGCGTTTCGCCACCTGGAGCCGGAAACCTACCGGCGCATCGCGCGCGAGGTCGATGAGACCCGCATCGCCCGCGAGCGCTACGTCGAGAACGTGAAGAAGGTGCTGTCGCGCGAACTGGGCGTGCAGGGCATCCGCGCCGAGGTCAGTGGCCGGCCCAAGCACATCTACAGCATCTGGCGGAAGATGCAGAAGAAGCGCCTGGCATTCGATCAGTTGTATGACATCCGTGCGGTTCGGGTGATGGTCGACGACGTGGCCGCCTGCTACGCCGCGCTCGGCGTGGTGCATGCGCTGTGGGCACCGGTGCCGAGCGAGTTCGACGATTACATCGCCCGGCCCAAGGCCAACGATTACCGCTCGCTGCACACGGCGGTGGTTGGCCCGGAAGGGCGCACCATCGAAGTGCAGATCCGCACCCACGACATGCACGCGCAGGCCGAGCTGGGCGTGGCCGCGCACTGGAAATACAAGGAAGGCGGCAAGGGCGCGGAGAAGTCGTTCGATCGCAAGATCACCTGGATGCGGCAGCTGCTGGAGCAGGCGCAGGACGGGCAGGGCAATGAACTGGCCGGCGCGCTCGATGCCGAGCTGACCGAGGACCGGGTCTACGCGCTGACCCCGAAGGACGAGGTGCTGGACCTGCCGCAAGGTGCCACACCGCTGGATTTTGCCTACCAGGTGCACACCATGGTCGGGCACCGCTGCCGTGGCGCCAAGGTCAACGGCCGCATCGTGCCGTTGACCTACCGCCTGCGCAGCGGTGACCGGGTCGAGATCCTGACCGGCAAGGAGGCCGACCCGCGCCGCGACTGGCTGATGCCGGCCAACGGGTTCCTGGCCAGCAACCGCTCGCGCGAGAAGGTGCGCAGCTGGTTCCACAAGCTGGACCGTGCGCGCAACGTGCAGGCAGGGCGCGAGCTGCTGGAGCGCGAACTGAAGCGGCTGGGCCTGCAGCATTCGGACCTGTCCGCAGCGGCGAAGAAGTTCCATGCCGACAGTGTCGACGACCTCTATATCCAGGTCGCCCTGGGCGATACCGGCCCCAACCAGGTCAGCCGTTCGCTGCTGGAGGCCGAGCGTGCGGCCAGCCAGCCGGCGCCGACGTCGGCCCTGCCGCGGCCGACCGCGCGCCGCGAGAACCTGGGCAAGTCCAAGTTCACCGTACAGGGCGTGGGCAACCTGCTGGTGCAGCTGGCGCGCTGCTGCCAGCCGGTGGCGGGCGAACCGATTGTCGGCTACCTGACCCGTAGCCGGGGTGTCACGGTGCATCGTGCAGACTGCGTGGCCCTGGCGCGGCTGGCTGCGACCAGCCCGCAGCGGATCCTGCCGGTGGAATGGGGCCAGGCCGGCGGTGGCTATGAAGTGGACGTGGTGGTCGACGCAGTGGACCGCCGCTGGCTGCTGAAGGACATCACCAACCTGATCGCACAGGAAGACGCCTACGTGCTGGACATCCACAGCGACAACGTCCGCAACAGTGGCCGCGCGCATCTGCGCCTGCGGCTGAAGGTCAGCGACTACGGCCAGCTGTCGAATCTGCTGGGCAAGCTCGATGCGTTGCCCGGTGTCAGCGAGGCGCGTCGTCTGGGCTGA
- the mrcB gene encoding penicillin-binding protein 1B — MPRRYDSDDIDDFDDDQQDTGPLWRRRLITWSMAAVALGLGFLIPYTLYLNQQVTQRFGELRWQIPTRVYARPLVLLPGKAMDAATLKTELAASAYRDDGQGKEPATYAVQGGRFVISSRGYNDVDGQVAARRVELSLSGGSIASLRDADSRKALKAARMDPARIATLYGQKQEERRLIRMNEAPDLLVTGLQAVEDKDFNRHHGIDLSGIARAVWVTVRSGGQSRQGASTLTQQLARSGLLGIGKEQTVTRKFNEVLYALIMEARYDKRTIFEAYLNQVYLGQRGSQAIHGMSSGAEFWFGRDLSSLETEQIALLIGLVKGPSYYDPRRNPERALDRRNFVLGKLHEATLIDDAEYQRALKAPLGVPKTPGLVAANRFPAYVDLVRRQLAHDYPESALQGAGLSVMSGMSPSAQAYAEGAVTRTIKSLESKRRPELQAGLVMTDVHNGDVVAVIGSRDVSEVGFNRAIEAQRPVGSLLKPFVYLLALAQPERYSLASWVDDSPVTVQLGRGRNWNPGNADNRSHGTVRLIDALAHSYNQATVRVGMQVGPERVTQLIHVLAGIKAEPNPAVILGSTDQSPYAMAQLYQFLASGGEIQPLHAVRGVLDPQGKLLKRYDKTPAPAQEGDSIAANLISIGLQQVVASGTAQRLNADGLGRLQPAGKTGTTNDGRDSWYAGYTGDHLAVIWMGNDQNEQAGLYGATGAMRVWSGIFQRLPTAPLKVSNKGLDWQPVAATGTNSTDEGCPGARRFPFVVGYAPAYEPCAPAPLPDAQGGAEGEGGGWRSWFGLDRKPEPAAEPAAAPAAATPPPSR; from the coding sequence GTGCCCCGACGCTACGATTCAGACGATATCGACGATTTCGACGACGACCAGCAGGACACCGGTCCGCTCTGGCGGCGCCGGCTGATCACCTGGAGCATGGCGGCGGTCGCGTTGGGATTGGGTTTCCTGATCCCCTATACGCTGTACCTGAACCAACAGGTGACGCAACGTTTCGGTGAACTGCGCTGGCAGATCCCGACGCGCGTCTATGCACGCCCGCTGGTGCTGTTGCCCGGCAAGGCGATGGATGCGGCGACCCTGAAGACCGAGCTGGCCGCCTCGGCCTATCGCGATGATGGCCAGGGCAAGGAACCGGCAACCTATGCGGTGCAGGGCGGCCGCTTCGTCATCTCCAGCCGTGGCTACAACGATGTTGATGGCCAGGTCGCGGCGCGTCGGGTCGAGCTGTCGCTGTCCGGCGGCAGCATCGCATCGTTGCGTGACGCCGACAGCCGCAAGGCGCTGAAGGCAGCCCGCATGGATCCTGCGCGCATCGCCACGCTGTATGGGCAAAAGCAGGAAGAGCGCCGCCTGATCCGCATGAACGAGGCCCCGGACCTGTTGGTCACTGGCCTGCAGGCGGTCGAGGACAAGGACTTCAACCGCCATCACGGCATCGATCTGTCCGGTATCGCGCGCGCGGTCTGGGTGACGGTCCGCTCCGGTGGGCAGAGCCGGCAGGGCGCTTCCACCCTGACCCAGCAGCTGGCCCGCAGTGGTCTGCTCGGCATCGGCAAGGAACAGACCGTCACCCGCAAATTCAACGAAGTGCTCTATGCGTTGATCATGGAAGCGCGCTATGACAAGCGCACCATCTTCGAGGCCTACCTCAACCAGGTGTATCTGGGCCAGCGCGGCAGCCAGGCGATCCACGGCATGTCCTCTGGTGCCGAGTTCTGGTTCGGCCGTGATCTCTCCTCGCTGGAAACCGAGCAGATCGCGCTGTTGATCGGCCTGGTCAAGGGGCCGTCCTACTACGACCCGCGCCGCAATCCCGAGCGCGCGCTGGACCGTCGCAACTTCGTGCTGGGCAAACTGCACGAAGCGACCCTGATCGATGATGCCGAGTACCAGCGTGCGTTGAAGGCGCCGCTGGGCGTACCCAAGACCCCGGGCCTGGTGGCGGCCAACCGCTTCCCCGCCTACGTCGACCTGGTGCGTCGCCAGCTTGCCCACGACTATCCGGAATCGGCCCTGCAGGGCGCCGGCCTGAGCGTGATGAGCGGCATGTCGCCGTCCGCGCAGGCCTATGCCGAAGGTGCGGTCACGCGCACCATCAAGTCGCTGGAAAGCAAGCGTCGCCCCGAGCTGCAGGCCGGCCTGGTGATGACCGACGTGCACAACGGCGACGTGGTGGCGGTGATCGGCAGCCGCGACGTGTCCGAGGTCGGCTTCAACCGCGCCATCGAGGCGCAGCGCCCGGTCGGTTCGCTGCTCAAGCCGTTCGTGTACCTGCTGGCACTGGCGCAGCCGGAACGCTATTCGCTGGCCAGCTGGGTCGACGATTCACCGGTGACCGTGCAGCTCGGCCGCGGCCGCAACTGGAACCCAGGCAATGCGGACAACCGCAGCCATGGCACCGTGCGCCTGATCGACGCGCTGGCCCATTCCTACAACCAGGCCACGGTACGCGTGGGCATGCAGGTCGGCCCGGAGCGGGTGACCCAGCTGATCCATGTGCTGGCCGGCATCAAGGCCGAACCCAATCCGGCGGTGATCCTCGGCTCGACCGACCAGAGCCCATATGCGATGGCGCAGCTGTACCAGTTCTTGGCATCGGGCGGCGAAATCCAGCCGCTGCACGCGGTGCGTGGTGTCCTTGATCCGCAGGGCAAGCTGCTCAAGCGCTACGACAAGACGCCTGCGCCGGCACAGGAGGGCGACTCCATTGCCGCCAACCTGATCAGCATCGGCCTGCAGCAGGTGGTGGCCAGTGGCACCGCGCAACGCTTGAATGCCGATGGCCTGGGCCGCCTGCAGCCGGCCGGCAAGACCGGCACCACCAACGATGGCCGCGACAGCTGGTATGCCGGTTACACCGGCGATCATCTGGCGGTGATCTGGATGGGCAACGACCAGAACGAACAGGCCGGTCTGTACGGCGCCACCGGCGCGATGCGGGTGTGGTCGGGCATCTTCCAGCGCCTGCCGACGGCGCCGTTGAAGGTCAGCAACAAGGGCCTCGATTGGCAGCCGGTTGCCGCTACGGGTACCAACAGCACCGATGAAGGCTGCCCGGGCGCGAGGCGATTCCCGTTCGTGGTGGGTTATGCGCCTGCGTATGAACCGTGTGCACCGGCGCCCTTGCCGGACGCGCAGGGCGGTGCGGAAGGCGAGGGCGGCGGCTGGCGCAGCTGGTTCGGCCTTGACCGTAAACCGGAACCCGCTGCTGAACCTGCCGCAGCACCCGCTGCAGCGACTCCTCCTCCAAGCCGATGA